Proteins from a single region of Primulina tabacum isolate GXHZ01 chromosome 5, ASM2559414v2, whole genome shotgun sequence:
- the LOC142544986 gene encoding LOW QUALITY PROTEIN: uncharacterized protein LOC142544986 (The sequence of the model RefSeq protein was modified relative to this genomic sequence to represent the inferred CDS: deleted 1 base in 1 codon): MDPSRITLRPFTPDDADDLLSWAGDDRVTRNLTWDTLTSKEEAITFIQQVCIPHPWRRCICIDNRSIGFVSVWPGSQDQRCRGDIGYAIGFEYWGQGIATIAVKMAIPQVLKTFPEIVRLQAFVKVENKASQRVLEKAGFTKEGLLRKYMYLKGNILDLFLFSILSRVDD, translated from the exons ATGGATCCATCACGGATCACACTACGCCCGTTCACGCCCGACGATGCCGACGACTTGCTGTCATGGGCTGGCGATGATCGAGTAACAAGAAACTTAACATGGGACACTTTGACATCAAAAGAAGAGGCCATAACTTTCATCCAACAAGTGTGTATCCCCCACCCTTGGCGTCGATGCATATGCATCGACAACCGCTCGATCGGGTTCGTGTCTGTGTGGCCAGGATCACAGGACCAAAGGTGTCGAGGGGACATTGGATATGCCATAGGATTCGAGTATTGGGGACAAGGGATCGCAACGATTGCTGTGAAGATGGCCATTCCACAGGTGTTGAAG ACTTTCCCTGAGATAGTGAGGCTGCAGGCTTTTGTAAAAGTCGAGAACAAGGCTTCACAAAGAGTGTTGGAAAAAGCTGGATTCACAAAGGAAGGtttgttgaggaagtatatgtattTAAAAGGGAACATTCTAGACTTGTTCTTGTTTAGTATTCTGTCTAGGGTTGATGATTAA
- the LOC142547562 gene encoding probably inactive leucine-rich repeat receptor-like protein kinase At3g28040: protein MKSFAVLMFATFLSAAFLRGCFSEETLQLNDDVLGLIVFKSAFQDPWRNLESWNEDENSPCGWKFVKCNSKTGRVTEISLDGLDLSGKFGRGLEKLLSLKVLSLSNNKISGGINPELALVTSLERLNLSNNNLSGKIPSFLDNMSSIQFIDLSHNYLSGPVSDSMFENCTTLRFLSLARNFLEGQIPGSVAKCAVLNHLNLSNNRFSGNPRFSEGIWSLTRLRTLDLSDNALSGSVPVGIAVLHNMKHVFLNGNQFSGSLPADIGLCPHLNTLDFSSNLFAEMIPESFQRLTALSYLNLSNNLLTGDFPQWISKLSNLEYLDFSRNSFMGSLPMSMGDLKSLKFLSLSENKLSGTIPESMGDYSSLRVISLRRNGFNGSIPKGLFDMNLDEMDLSRNDLTGPIPSASSQIFESLQILDLSDNSLTGEIPAEIGLSAKLGYLNLSWNHLESRMPPELGYFQNLTVLDLRNNGLIGVIPGDICDSVSLAILQLDGNSLTGPIPEDIGNCTSLYLLSLSHNNLSGPIPRTMSMLNKLKILKLEFNELTGEIPQDLGKLENLLIANVSYNRLVGRLPSGGIFPTLDVSAIQGNLGICSPLLNGPCKLNVPKPLVLDPYAYGNLGGDRDKTDRQHPSSTNSTNFRHHRFLSVSSLVAISAAALIAVGVMVISLLNASARRKISYIENALESMCSSSTRSANLATGKLVLFDSKSTPDWLSTSIELILNKATEIGDGVFGTVYRASLGSEGTVVAIKKLVTGNTLQYQEEFDREVRILGKARHPNLISLKGYYWTPHLQLLVSDYAAEGSLQGKLHKQTSSFVPLLWPHRFKIVLGTAKGLAYLHHSFRPPIIHYNIKPGNILLDEDLNPKISDFGLARLLTKLDKHVVSNRFQSAPGYVAPELACQSLRVNEKCDVYGFGVLILELVTGRRPVEYGEDNVVILSDHVRVLLEQGNVLDCVDPGMGEYPEEEVLPVLKLALVCTSQIPSSRPSMAEVVQILQVIQTPVAHRNEAF, encoded by the exons ATGAAGTCTTTTGCGGTGTTGATGTTTGCTACATTCCTGTCAGCAGCATTTCTAAGAGGGTGTTTCAGTGAAGAAACTCTGCAACTCAACGACGATGTTTTAGGCCTTATCGTGTTCAAATCAGCTTTTCAAGATCCTTGGAGAAACCTGGAATCATGGAATGAAGATGAAAACTCCCCCTGTGGATGGAAATTCGTGAAATGCAACTCCAAAACAGGCCGTGTGACGGAGATTTCACTCGATGGACTGGATTTGTCGGGGAAGTTTGGTAGGGGCCTGGAGAAGTTGCTTTCCTTGAAAGTACTTTCTTTATCCAATAACAAGATTTCGGGTGGTATAAATCCAGAGTTGGCTCTTGTTACAAGTCTTGAGAGGCTGAATCTCAGCAACAATAATCTTTCAGGCAAAATCCCTTCGTTTCTTGATAACATGAGTTCGATTCAATTCATTGATCTGTCACATAATTATTTATCAGGGCCTGTTTCTGATAGCATGTTTGAAAACTGTACCACTCTTCGGTTTTTGTCTTTAGCTCGAAATTTTCTTGAAGGACAAATTCCAGGCTCTGTTGCTAAATGTGCTGTTCTGAATCACCTTAACTTGTCAAACAATCGTTTTTCTGGAAACCCGAGATTTTCCGAGGGAATTTGGTCGTTAACAAGGCTTCGAACGTTGGATCTTTCAGACAATGCTTTGTCCGGTTCAGTACCGGTTGGTATTGCTGTTCTACATAACATGAAACATGTGTTTTTAAACGGAAATCAGTTTTCAGGATCCTTGCCAGCTGATATTGGCCTGTGCCCACATCTAAATACATTGGACTTTAGCAGTAATCTCTTCGCAGAAATGATTCCAGAGAGTTTTCAAAGGCTAACAGCTCTTAGTTATTTGAATTTATCCAATAACTTGCTTACAGGAGATTTCCCTCAATGGATCAGTAAACTGAGCAACCTGGAATACCTTGATTTTTCAAGAAATAGTTTTATGGGATCTCTTCCAATGTCAATGGGAGACTTGAAATCTTTAAAGTTTCTGAGTCTCTCTGAGAACAAATTGAGTGGAACCATTCCAGAGTCCATGGGTGATTACTCAAGCTTAAGAGTAATCAGTTTGAGAAGAAATGGCTTCAATGGAAGTATTCCCAAGGGGTTATTTGATATGAACTTAGATGAAATGGATCTTTCACGAAATGATCTTACGGGTCCGATTCCTTCTGCTTCGAGTCAAATCTTTGAGTCCCTTCAGATATTGGATCTCTCGGATAATAGTCTCACTGGAGAAATTCCAGCAGAAATTGGCCTTTCTGCCAAGCTAGGATACTTGAATCTATCTTGGAACCATTTGGAATCGAGAATGCCTCCAGAGCTCGGGTATTTTCAGAATTTGACTGTGTTGGATCTTAGAAACAATGGCTTAATCGGAGTGATTCCGGGTGATATATGTGATTCTGTCAGCTTGGCAATCCTACAGCTTGATGGAAATTCATTGACAGGTCCAATTCCTGAAGACATAGGCAACTGCACTTCACTCTACTTGCT GAGCTTGTCCCATAACAATTTGAGTGGTCCAATTCCCAGAACAATGTCGATGTTAAACAAGCTCAAGATTCTGAAGTTGGAGTTCAACGAATTGACTGGAGAAATACCTCAAGATCTTGGAAAGCTTGAAAATCTCTTGATTGCTAATGTATCCTACAATCGGCTTGTGGGTCGACTGCCTTCTGGAGGCATTTTTCCAACATTAGATGTTAGCGCGATCCAGGGTAATTTGGGTATTTGCTCACCTTTATTGAACGGGCCATGTAAGCTTAATGTCCCAAAGCCTTTGGTTCTTGATCCATACGCTTATGGCAATCTAGGAGGGGATCGAGACAAAACTGATCGCCAACACCCGAGTAGTACCAATTCCACAAACTTTAGGCATCACAGGTTCCTCAGTGTTTCATCTTTGGTGGCAATATCAGCTGCAGCTTTGATTGCTGTCGGGGTAATGGTGATAAGCTTGTTGAATGCTTCGGCTCGGAGGAAGATTTCTTACATAGAGAATGCTTTAGAAAGCATGTGTTCAAGCTCCACAAGATCGGCAAACTTGGCAACTGGAAAACTCGTTCTTTTCGACTCAAAATCGACTCCTGATTGGCTGAGTACTAGTATTGAACTGATACTAAACAAGGCCACTGAAATTGGTGATGGGGTATTTGGTACGGTGTACAGGGCTTCATTGGGGAGTGAAGGAACAGTAGTGGCAATCAAGAAACTGGTGACAGGCAATACTCTTCAGTATCAAGAAGAATTCGACAGAGAAGTAAGAATTCTTGGAAAAGCAAGACATCCGAATCTGATTTCATTGAAAGGATATTACTGGACTCCACATTTGCAGCTTCTTGTATCAGATTATGCAGCTGAAGGAAGCTTACAGGGCAAATTACATAAGCAGACGTCGTCTTTTGTCCCACTTCTATGGCCTCACCGGTTCAAGATAGTGCTAGGAACAGCGAAGGGACTCGCCTATTTGCACCATTCGTTCCGTCCCCCCATCATTCACTACAACATAAAACCTGGCAACATTCTCCTAGACGAGGATCTGAACCCAAAAATTTCCGATTTCGGACTTGCAAGGCTTCTAACTAAGCTCGATAAGCATGTTGTGAGCAACCGGTTTCAGAGTGCACCGGGATATGTGGCCCCAGAATTAGCATGCCAGAGCTTAAGGGTCAACGAAAAATGCGACGTATATGGCTTCGGTGTGCTGATTCTTGAGCTGGTGACAGGTAGGAGGCCGGTCGAGTACGGAGAAGATAACGTCGTGATATTGAGTGATCATGTTAGAGTTTTGCTAGAACAAGGAAACGTGTTGGATTGTGTGGATCCGGGCATGGGAGAGTATCCCGAAGAGGAGGTTCTTCCGGTACTTAAACTGGCCTTGGTGTGCACTTCCCAAATACCTTCAAGCAGGCCTTCAATGGCAGAAGTGGTGCAAATACTGCAAGTCATACAGACCCCAGTAGCACACAGAAATGAAGCTTTCTGA